Genomic DNA from Streptomyces sp. GS7:
GGTGAAGGCGTCCCAGACGACATGCGTGACGGATCCCAGCACCGCCGACAGGAAGAACCAGCCCGCAAGCACCGCCCGTTCGCGGGTCCCGAGCGGCGTCCAGGGGCGACCGCGGGCGAAGGCGTGCAGCCGTCCCCGCCCGGCTCGCGGCAGCAGCGCCAGCAGCGCCAGCAGCGGTTCGCGCAGCAGCAGCCAGCCGCCGACCAGGGCCGCGGTGATCAGGACATCCACGGTCAGCACGCCGGGCAGGGAATGGGTGACCGTGCCGAACGCCATACCGCCCGGAACGACGGTGTCCGTGTAGAACGGCAGGTCCGGTGCGAAGGAGCCCGCGACCAGCGCGGAGGCGACCAACGGGCCGCGAGCGGCGCCGGTTTGCCGGATGAACGGAAGGACAGCGGCGGCATGACTGAGGGTGAACGGCATCTGCGGCTCCTCGATCGATTCGGATCATTATGTGACCGATGTGAGTGGTATATGTGGCCAAGCGGAGTGGTGGCCGTGCGGACCGAGTTGTCGTAGTGTCACCGGAGTTGGGCACCGGGGGCGCCCATGCGGCGTCCCGCACGACGGCGACGCACCACACGGCAGTCAGGCACCCGCGACAGGTAGGCGCGCGGCAGGTCAACGCGGAGGTACGGCACTGATGGCAGCCACATTCCGGCGGCGGCTCCAAAGGGGAGCGGCCTCGACGGCCGTGGCGGCACTGGCGCTTGCCTCCCTCACCGCCTCCCAGACACCGGGCGCCGCCGCCCGCGCCGCCCACCGGGAACAGGCCACCCCCACGCCGCCCGCCGACACCCCCATCGACGGCGGCTCGCCGTACTACACCGATCCGCCGCCCCGCAACAGCCCCGCACCGCCCAAGGGTTCGGGCCACTCCGGCGCCGGCAAGGTCGTCACCGGCCCCTCCCAGGCGGGCATCCCGGCCACCGTCCTCGCCGCCTACAAGAGCGCCGAGGCGCGCATCCACGCCTCGGCCCCGGGCTGCCGGCTGCCCTGGCAGCTGCTCGCCGCGATCGGCGAGGTGGAATCCGGCCAGGCCCGCGGTGGAGCGGTCGACGCCCAGGGCACCACCCTCCAGCCCATCCTCGGCCCGGCGCTCGACGGCCGCCACGGCTTCGCCCTGATACCCGACACCGACGGCGGTCGCTACGACGGGGACTCCGTCTACGCCCGCGCCGTCGGCCCGATGCAGTTCCTCCCGTCGACCTGGTCCAAGGGCGGCCCCGACGGCACCGGTTGGGGCGCCGACGGCAACGGCGACGGCATCAAGGACCCCAACAACATCTTCGACGCCGCCCTCGCGGCCGGCCACTACCTCTGCGCCGGTGGCCGCGACCTGACCGTACCGGCCGACCTGGACCGGGCCGTCCTCGGCTACAACGACTCCACCGACTACCTCCGCACGGTGCTGTCCTGGTACGCGTTCTACCGCAAGGGCACGTACGAGGTCCCGGACGGCAAGGGCACGGTCCCCGTACGGCGCGGCGGCACCGGACGGGGCGAGCAGGGCAAGCAGGGCGGCGGCGCGACGCACCCCGACCGCGGCGCCGGTGCCCCGAACGGCCGGCCCCCGGCGCCCGGAGGCACCCCGCACCAACCGGGCACCCCGGCCCCCACCCCGAAGCCCACGCC
This window encodes:
- a CDS encoding lytic transglycosylase domain-containing protein; translation: MAATFRRRLQRGAASTAVAALALASLTASQTPGAAARAAHREQATPTPPADTPIDGGSPYYTDPPPRNSPAPPKGSGHSGAGKVVTGPSQAGIPATVLAAYKSAEARIHASAPGCRLPWQLLAAIGEVESGQARGGAVDAQGTTLQPILGPALDGRHGFALIPDTDGGRYDGDSVYARAVGPMQFLPSTWSKGGPDGTGWGADGNGDGIKDPNNIFDAALAAGHYLCAGGRDLTVPADLDRAVLGYNDSTDYLRTVLSWYAFYRKGTYEVPDGKGTVPVRRGGTGRGEQGKQGGGATHPDRGAGAPNGRPPAPGGTPHQPGTPAPTPKPTPTPTPKPTPTPTPPAEPAPLTALERAGGKDGGDGKELTATAGGEFATSPQVRAKDAAGKPVAGAPIRFTLSGDTAARFPGNATAVTVTTGKDGLATAPRLRAGDKAGAFAVRATAVGRDVPPVDFAATVTAKPAPKADTLARTSAKKLRTTAGTAYADDAVEIRATYRGKAAAGVAVTATMVTGDPKKPVQNDKGPYFKDPKATGADKDKPVRTLTTLTTDADGRLTLPKIYTDAHPGTFQLRLTTADGAVLTVELTVTAPAGA